The following are encoded in a window of Carya illinoinensis cultivar Pawnee chromosome 15, C.illinoinensisPawnee_v1, whole genome shotgun sequence genomic DNA:
- the LOC122295596 gene encoding disease resistance protein Roq1-like, giving the protein MIGIFGVGGIGKTTLAKAIYNSIAFRFEARCFLAIVSDTSNQADRLVRLQNTLLSKILGKCKSLKIDNIETGIINIKRGLYSKRVLLILDGVDHPSQLETLARAHDWFGKGSRIIITTRDQHLLKTHKVDSTYEMKGLNQNDAIQLFCWHAFKREIPDDGFGEFVERIVNYVERLPLALTVLGSDLYGRSERQWVSAMDEYKQIPHQDIQKILQTSYGRLNDNEKNVFLDIACFFNGQVRLDDVITKILDSFGFQPNFTIPKLMEKCLISECNGKLQMHSLLRDMSREVVRKELPNNPGKRSKLFFHKDIQEVLQEDTGTTSVEAIFADFPKGDDIIHLHPKALKSMRILRLFRCLNAHFTEELPDSLPNKISILDWPNCHLQSMPSNFWGESLFILRMPGSHHIQEIPLFKNLTVMNFRGCGLITKLSDVSRCPNLKKINLQDCTSLVEVHDSVGLLGELVKLNLAGCSNLRSFPRRLQLRSLGFLDLSNCSSLQYFPEIGCIMKHLGHVDLTGTAIKELPSSIGYIIGLGFLDLSSCINLKCLPRSIHQLRSLWWLDLSDCPNIVSFGMEEELHRGEPMPKSTTDLELHLKNSGLSKFNFFHVFGPFHYFFPDLTVLDLSGSDIVSIPANFKRFPRLSNLILNDCVQLKEIKEFPESLLVLRANGCISLESLPIRFTEFRPPWLSLIKLARCYRVNMWNWNVMRDLPLRRPYRRFRVSPYIYFSFPYILIRFVWLIDFCAYMNIVDIYYDVFIQQDTNMIFPGNKIPDWFSNCREITANDHRCEFDIQGYNSCARAHTGIALCAVIEPVARFWSVDTMIGSVAYDSNHHVGKFDEMDSDHVWLQFLTVTDVKRKRGISLNQADNLRIIFESAPKSVILKSCGVHPIDFGFVGRYDDDCENPASTLDIELFLCTSDMCHNV; this is encoded by the exons ATGATAGGAATTTTTGGAGTTGGCGGAATTGGTAAGACAACTCTTGCCAAAGCAATTTATAATTCGATTGCTTTTCGATTTGAAGCTCGTTGTTTTCTTGCAATTGTTAGCGACACTTCGAATCAAGCGGATCGTTTGGTCCGATTGCAAAATACACTTCTCTctaagattttaggaaaatgtaAAAGTTTGAAGATTGACAATATTGAGACGGGAATCATTAATATAAAGCGTGGGCTTTACTCTAAAAGAGTTCTTTTAATTCTTGACGGTGTAGACCACCCAAGCCAATTAGAAACATTAGCAAGAGCTCATGATTGGTTTGGTAAAGGAAGTAGAATCATCATCACAACAAGAGATCAACACTTGCTGAAAACTCATAAAGTTGATTCAACATATGAGATGAAGGGATTGAATCAAAATGATGCTATTCAACTATTTTGTTGGCATGCTTTCAAAAGAGAGATACCGGATGATGGTTTTGGAGAGTTTGTAGAAAGGATCGTAAATTATGTTGAGAGACTTCCACTAGCTTTAACAGTGCTTGGTTCAGATTTATATGGTAGAAGTGAACGTCAGTGGGTAAGTGCAATGGATGAGTACAAGCAAATCCCTCACCAAGATAttcaaaaaatacttcaaaCAAGTTATGGAAGATTAAATGACAATGAAAAGAATGTTTTTCTtgacattgcatgtttcttcaaTGGACAAGTACGGCTTGATGATGTCATCACAAAGATACTAGATAGTTTTGGTTTTCAGCCAAACTTTACGATCCCAAAACTTATGGAGAAGTGTCTTATTTCGGAATGCAACGGAAAATTACAAATGCATTCCTTGTTACGAGATATGAGTAGAGAAGTTGTTCGAAAAGAATTGCCCAACAATCCAGGAAAACGTAGCAAATTATTCTTTCATAAAGACATTCAAGAAGTACTGCAAGAAGATACA GGAACAACTAGTGTTGAAGCAATTTTTGCAGATTTTCCTAAAGGTGATGATATTATCCACTTGCATCCTAAGGCCCTCAAGAGTATGAGAATACTCAGATTATTTAGATGCCTCAATGCACACTTTACTGAAGAATTACCTGATAGTCTACCGAATAAAATAAGCATACTTGATTGGCCTAACTGTCATTTACAATCTATGCCATCTAACTTTTGGGGAGAAAGCCTCTTTATTTTACGAATGCCCGGTAGTCATCACATCCAGGAGATACCCTTATTTAAg AATCTCACAGTTATGAATTTCCGTGGTTGTGGACTTATAACGAAACTCTCGGATGTTTCAAGGTGCCccaatttgaagaaaataaatcttcaagaTTGTACAAGTCTGGTCGAAGTTCATGATTCTGTTGGATTGCTTGGTGAGCTTGTTAAATTAAATCTTGCTGGATGTTCCAATCTAAGGAGCTTTCCAAGGAGACTCCAGTTGAGATCTCTGGGATTCCTTGATCTTAGTAATTGCTCAAGCCTTCAATACTTTCCTGAAATCGGATGTATAATGAAACATTTAGGCCATGTTGACTTAACAGGCACCGCAATAAAAGAGTTGCCTTCATCCATTGGGTACATCATTGGGCTCGGATTTTTAGACCTAAGTAGTTGCATAAACCTTAAGTGTCTACCAAGAAGCATTCATCAGTTAAGATCTCTATGGTGGCTTGATCTCAGCGATTGTCCAAATATTGTAAGTTTTGGGATGGAGGAGGAGTTGCATAGGGGAGAACCCATGCCAAAATCAACCACTGATCTTGAATTGCATCTTAAAAACTCTGGCCTATCAAAATTCAATTTCTTTCATGTCTTTGGACcatttcattatttctttcctGATCTGACAGTATTAGATCTATCAGGCAGTGATATTGTAAGCATTCCTGCAAACTTCAAAAGATTTCCTCGGTTGAGTAATCTTATACTGAATGATTGCGTGcaacttaaagaaattaaagagtTTCCAGAGAGTCTACTAGTATTACGTGCTAATGGATGCATATCACTGGAAAGTTTACCAATACGATTTACTGAATTCCGTCCCCCATGGCTAAGTTTGATTAAATTGGCTAGATGCTATAGAGTGAATATGTGGAATTGGAATGTGATGCGAGATCTTCCGCTTCGCCGTCCTTATCGTCGGTTTCGAGTAAGtccttatatatatttctcttttccttATATATTAATTCGTTTTGTGTGGCTGATCGATTTTTGTGCGTATATGAATATAGttgatatatattatgatgTATTCATCCAACAGGACACTAACATGATATTTCCAGGAAATAAGATTCCAGATTGGTTCAGCAATTGCAGGGAGATCACTGCAAATGATCATCGGTGTGAATTTGATATTCAAGGGTATAATTCCTGTGCCCGTGCCCACACAGGAATTGCTTTGTGTGCTGTTATTGAACCCGTCGCGAGGTTTTGGAGCGTTGACACAATGATAGGATCAGTTGCCTATGACAGTAACCATCATGTAGGAAAATTTGATGAAATGGATTCAGATCATGTATGGTTGCAGTTCTTAACTGTAACAGATGTTAAGCGCAAACGAGGGATCAGTTTAAATCAGGCTGACAATCTGAGGATTATATTTGAAAGCGCTCCAAAGTCAGTGATCTTAAAAAGTTGCGGAGTTCATCCGATTGATTTTGGATTTGTTGGCCGTTATGATGATGATTGCGAGAATCCTGCTTCAACCTTGGACATCGAACTTTTTCTGTGCACTAGTGACATGTGCCATAATGTCTGA